From the bacterium genome, one window contains:
- the selB gene encoding selenocysteine-specific translation elongation factor, whose translation MHLILGTAGHIDHGKTALIRALTGVDTDRLKEERARGISIDLGFARFDAGDGETAGVVDVPGHERFIRNMLAGAHGVDVVLLVVAADDGVMPQTEEHLDILHLLGARRGVVAITKVDLVDAARRRGVREEIEILLAGSRLAGAPVVEVSTVTGEGIEALRDTIRGALRAAARPAPEGCFRLPVDRAFVMRGHGVVVTGTATAGVVRRGATLRVLPGGAEVRVRGVQVHGVAVDEAAYGQRVALNLAGVAHGAISRGQVVCDRELDRVTDRFDAWVELRPAAPGPLARQAPVRVHLGTAEAMGRIVWLDGRAALAPRESALAQLVLRAPVAAFGGDRFILRAATARATVGGGVVLDPFAPRPPRAREERLAQLAALRDAATPLARLQALVRMTTDLAVAPETLAAAADLRVDAVRTLLARQRELRPLPDAARAEAYVTRERWQALRAAVRERLAAHHRAQPRERGMEMESLRSRLAADLAPKLFRAVVAQLERERELVREDSLLRLPEHRGGLTPAERALGEAIVARVAAGGMTPPDVRQVANELRVPAPRLAAILAELERAGRLARADADLYFGSAAVERARALIREFARAHGGEITAAQFRDLIGASRKFSIGMLTYLDRTGFTLRLGDVRRVRG comes from the coding sequence ATGCACCTGATCCTCGGCACCGCCGGGCACATCGATCACGGCAAGACGGCGCTCATCAGAGCGCTCACCGGCGTCGACACCGACCGGCTGAAGGAAGAGCGCGCGCGCGGCATCTCGATCGATCTCGGATTCGCGCGCTTCGACGCCGGCGACGGCGAGACCGCGGGCGTCGTCGACGTCCCCGGCCACGAGCGCTTCATCCGCAACATGCTGGCGGGCGCGCACGGCGTCGATGTGGTCCTGCTGGTGGTGGCGGCCGACGACGGGGTGATGCCGCAGACCGAGGAACACCTCGACATCCTGCATCTGCTGGGCGCGCGCCGCGGCGTGGTGGCGATCACCAAGGTCGATCTCGTCGACGCGGCGCGGCGGCGCGGCGTGCGCGAGGAGATCGAGATCCTGCTCGCCGGCAGCCGGCTCGCGGGCGCGCCGGTGGTCGAGGTGTCGACGGTCACCGGCGAGGGCATCGAGGCGCTGCGCGACACCATCCGCGGCGCCCTGCGCGCCGCGGCGCGGCCGGCCCCGGAGGGCTGCTTCCGCCTGCCCGTCGACCGCGCCTTCGTCATGCGCGGCCACGGCGTGGTGGTGACCGGCACCGCGACCGCCGGCGTGGTGCGCCGCGGCGCCACCCTGCGGGTGCTGCCGGGCGGCGCCGAGGTGCGGGTGCGCGGGGTGCAGGTGCACGGGGTCGCGGTGGACGAGGCGGCGTACGGGCAGCGCGTGGCGCTGAACCTGGCCGGCGTCGCGCACGGGGCGATCAGCCGCGGCCAGGTGGTGTGCGATCGCGAGCTCGATCGCGTCACCGACCGCTTCGATGCCTGGGTGGAGCTGCGCCCGGCGGCGCCGGGCCCGCTGGCGCGACAGGCGCCGGTGCGCGTCCATCTCGGCACCGCCGAGGCGATGGGTCGCATCGTCTGGCTCGACGGCCGCGCCGCCCTGGCGCCGAGGGAGTCGGCGCTCGCGCAGCTCGTGCTGCGGGCGCCGGTGGCGGCGTTCGGCGGCGACCGCTTCATCCTCCGCGCCGCGACGGCGCGCGCCACCGTCGGCGGCGGCGTCGTCCTCGATCCCTTCGCGCCGCGCCCACCGCGCGCCCGCGAGGAACGGCTGGCGCAGCTCGCCGCGCTGCGCGACGCCGCGACGCCGCTCGCCCGCCTGCAGGCGCTGGTGCGGATGACCACCGACCTCGCCGTCGCCCCGGAGACGCTCGCCGCCGCCGCCGACCTGCGCGTCGATGCGGTGCGGACGCTCCTGGCGCGGCAGCGCGAGCTGCGGCCGCTGCCCGACGCGGCGCGCGCCGAGGCCTACGTCACGCGCGAACGCTGGCAGGCGCTGCGCGCGGCCGTGCGCGAGCGGCTGGCGGCGCATCACCGCGCCCAGCCGCGCGAGCGCGGCATGGAAATGGAATCGCTGCGCTCGCGGCTCGCCGCCGATCTGGCGCCGAAGCTGTTCCGCGCCGTCGTCGCGCAGCTCGAGCGCGAGCGGGAACTGGTGCGCGAGGACAGTCTGCTGCGTCTACCCGAGCATCGCGGTGGCCTGACTCCCGCCGAGCGGGCGCTGGGCGAGGCGATCGTCGCCCGCGTCGCCGCCGGCGGGATGACGCCGCCCGACGTGCGCCAGGTCGCCAACGAGCTGCGGGTGCCGGCGCCGCGCCTGGCCGCCATCCTCGCCGAGCTCGAGCGCGCCGGCCGCCTCGCCCGCGCCGACGCCGACCTCTACTTCGGCTCCGCTGCCGTCGAGCGGGCGCGCGCGCTGATCCGCGAGTTTGCACGCGCCCACGGCGGGGAGATCACCGCGGCGCAGTTCCGCGACCTGATCGGCGCCAGCCGCAAGTTCAGCATCGGCATGCTCACCTATCTCGACCGCACCGGCTTCACCCTGCGCCTCGGCGACGTGCGCCGGGTGCGCGGGTGA
- the selA gene encoding L-seryl-tRNA(Sec) selenium transferase → MAARDSALRSLPGVDQLLRSRDAGALLARYPRPLVADALRDALAAARRDLGDAGAPAPAAAALLADAAARLAALAAPSLRPAINATGVVLHTNLGRAPLADAAVAALTAVATRPCTLEIDLADGGRGERDAHVEAHLRALTGAEAALAVNNNAAAVLLALNTLAEGREVVASRGELVEIGGAFRIPDVCGKSLATLREVGTTNRTHAADYERAINECTAVLLKVHPSNYRIAGFTAAVELEALAAIGRARGVPVVEDLGSGALVDLTPWGLPAEPVVGDRLRRGADLVTFSGDKLLGGPQAGLVVGRADLIARLRRNPLRRALRCDKLTLAALEATLRLYRTAPDLAAALPALSLLTRPLAALQTMGEIALALLARALGPDYRMSLEDAAAAIGSGAQPTETLPSKAIAIRHPTESPRAIAARFRASEPPIIGRVHDDRFWLDLRCVAQATDLLPRRRGQGAGE, encoded by the coding sequence ATGGCGGCGCGCGACTCGGCTCTGCGATCGCTGCCCGGCGTCGACCAGTTGCTGCGCAGCCGCGACGCCGGCGCGCTGCTGGCGCGTTACCCGCGACCGCTGGTCGCCGACGCCCTGCGCGACGCCCTGGCGGCGGCGCGGCGCGACCTCGGCGACGCCGGCGCGCCGGCGCCCGCCGCCGCGGCGCTGCTCGCCGACGCGGCGGCGCGCCTGGCCGCGCTGGCGGCGCCGTCGCTGCGGCCGGCGATCAACGCCACCGGCGTCGTGCTCCACACCAACCTCGGCCGGGCGCCGCTCGCCGACGCCGCCGTCGCGGCCCTGACCGCGGTGGCAACCCGCCCCTGCACGCTCGAGATCGACCTCGCCGACGGCGGCCGCGGCGAGCGCGACGCGCACGTCGAGGCGCATCTCCGCGCCCTCACCGGCGCCGAGGCGGCGCTGGCGGTGAACAACAACGCCGCCGCGGTGCTGCTGGCGCTCAACACCCTCGCCGAGGGCCGCGAGGTGGTGGCGTCGCGCGGCGAGCTGGTGGAAATCGGCGGCGCCTTCCGGATCCCCGACGTCTGCGGCAAGAGCCTGGCGACCTTGCGCGAGGTCGGCACCACCAATCGCACCCATGCCGCCGACTACGAGCGGGCGATCAACGAGTGCACGGCGGTGCTGCTCAAGGTGCACCCGTCGAACTACCGCATCGCCGGCTTCACCGCCGCGGTCGAGCTCGAGGCGCTGGCCGCCATCGGCCGGGCGCGCGGCGTACCGGTGGTCGAGGACCTCGGCAGCGGCGCGCTCGTGGATCTGACGCCGTGGGGACTGCCGGCCGAGCCGGTGGTCGGCGACCGCCTCCGCCGCGGCGCCGACCTGGTCACCTTCAGCGGCGACAAGCTGCTCGGCGGCCCGCAGGCGGGGCTGGTGGTCGGGCGCGCCGACCTGATCGCCCGCCTGCGCCGCAACCCGCTGCGCCGCGCCCTGCGCTGCGACAAGTTGACCCTCGCGGCGCTCGAGGCGACGCTGCGCCTCTATCGCACCGCGCCCGATCTCGCCGCGGCGCTGCCGGCGCTGTCGCTGCTCACCCGCCCTCTCGCCGCGCTGCAGACGATGGGCGAGATCGCCCTCGCCCTGCTCGCGCGCGCGCTCGGCCCGGACTACCGCATGTCCCTCGAGGACGCCGCCGCCGCGATCGGCAGCGGCGCGCAGCCGACCGAGACGCTGCCGTCGAAGGCGATCGCCATCCGCCACCCCACGGAGTCGCCGCGCGCCATCGCCGCCCGCTTCCGCGCCAGCGAGCCGCCGATCATCGGCCGCGTCCACGACGACCGCTTCTGGCTCGACCTGCGCTGCGTGGCGCAGGCGACCGACCTGCTGCCGAGGCGGCGCGGCCAGGGGGCGGGCGAATGA